The following coding sequences are from one Macaca mulatta isolate MMU2019108-1 chromosome 7, T2T-MMU8v2.0, whole genome shotgun sequence window:
- the LOC704796 gene encoding LOW QUALITY PROTEIN: chondroitin sulfate proteoglycan 4-like (The sequence of the model RefSeq protein was modified relative to this genomic sequence to represent the inferred CDS: inserted 4 bases in 2 codons; deleted 4 bases in 3 codons; substituted 3 bases at 3 genomic stop codons), producing the protein MLTPPPDPSRGPSQSMEAGHGTADTAQEPKHKAWTPFFNPPVPLCGTSPPPGKHLSLDHSSLSHTASFFGENHLEVPVATALTDIDLQLQFSTSQPEALLLLAAGPADHLLLQLYSGRLQVRFVLSQEELKLQTPAEKLLSDSFAHTMVLSVLEGWATLSVDGFLNASCTVPGNPIEVPYGLFVGGTGSLGLPYLRGSSRPLRGCLHAATLNDCSLLELLKSQVLFSVTRGARDGELKXPGAQAQKMFTLLDVVNRKARFIHDGSEDTSDQLVLEVSVTARVPLPSCLRRGQTDLLPIQVNPVNDPPRIVFPHGSFMVILEHTQKPLGPEVFQAYDPDSACEGLTFQFLGTPSGLPVQRRDQPGEPATEFSCQELKAGSLVCVHRGGPAQDLTFRVSDGLQASPPATLKVVAVRLAIQIHRSKAQGPAMPILPANLSVETNAVGQDVSVLFRVTRALQFGELQKQGAGGVEGAEWWATQAFHQRDVEQGRMRYLSTDPQHHTEDTVENLALEVQVGQEILSNLSFPVTIQRATVWMLQLEPLHTQNTQQETLTTAHLEATLEEAGPSPPAFHYEVVQAPRKGNLQLQGTRLSDGQGFTQDDIRAGRVTYGATAHASEAVEDTFRFRVRAPPYFSPLYTFPIHIGGDPDAPVLTNVLLVVPEGGEGVLSADHLFVKSLNSASYLYEVMEWPRHGRLAWRGTRDKTTMVTSFTNEDLLRGRLVYQHDDSETTXDDIPFVATHQGESSGDMAWEEVRGVFRVAIQPVNDHAPVQTISRVFHVARGGRRLLTTDDVAFSDADSGFADAQLVLTRKDLLFGSIVAVDEPTRPIYHFTQEASERGESCSCAWADHGWIXLQVSDGQHQTTALLEVQASEPYLLVANGSGLVVPQGGQGTIDTAEPHLDTNLDICSGDEVHYHVTAGPRWGQLLWATQPATAFSQEDLLDGAILYGLNGSLRTCDTLIFSMEVGPVHTDPMLQVTIALEGPLAPLKLVRHKKIYVFQGEAAEIRRDQLEAAQEAVPLADIVFSVKKPPSAGYLVMVSRGVLADEPPSLDPVQSFSQEAVDVGRVLYLHSRPEAWSDAFSLDVPLGLGAPLKGVRVELEVLPAAIPLEMQNFSDPEGGSLTLAPPLLCVTGPYFPTLLTLGLXHGALQKEDGPQARTLSAFSWREVEEQLIRYVHDGSETLTDSFVLMANASEMGCQSHPVAFTVTVLPVNDQPPVLTTNTGLQMWEGATVPIPAEALRSMDSYSGPEHLVYTIEQPSKGRVVLWAAPGTKVHSFTQAQLDGRLVLFSHSGALDGGIHLSFSDDKHTSSGRFFRVMAQKQVLLSLEGSWTLTVCPGSVQPLSSQSLRASSSAGTDPQLLLYSVVLGPQLGQLFHAXQDSTGEALVNFIQAEEPPGWQGKFMFPEGGRRMQKVRDTGPYSRAGVLECVFQKEATAGPKGTERGHHVGALVAPQ; encoded by the exons CATGGACCCCTTTCTTCAACCCACCGGTACCTCTTTGTGGCACCTCACCTCCTCCAGGCAAGCATCTGAGCCTGGACCACAGCTCCCTCTCTCACACAGCTTCCTTCTTCGGTGAGAACCACCTGGAGGTGCCTGTGGCCACAGCTCTGACCGACATAGACCTACAGCTGCAGTTCTCCACGTCCCAGCCCGAAGCCCTCCTTCTCCTGGCAGCAGGCCCAGCTGACCACCTCCTGCTGCAGCTCTACTCTGGACGCCTGCAG GTCAGATTTGTCCTGAGCCAGGAGGAGCTGAAGCTGCAGACCCCAGCAGAGAAGCTGCTGAGTGACTCCTTTGCCCATACTATGGTGCTGAGTGTCCTAGAGGGCTGGGCCACATTGTCAGTTGATGGATTTCTGAACGCCTCCTGTACAGTCCCAGGAAACCCCATAGAGGTCCCCTATGGGCTCTTTGTTGGGGGTACTGGGAGCCTTGGCCTGCCCTACCTGAGGGGAAGCAGCCGACCCCTGAGGGGTTGCCTCCATGCAGCCACCCTCAATGACTGCAGCCTCCTC GAGCTGCTCAAATCCCAGGTGCTGTTCAGCGTGACCCGAGGGGCACGTGACGGTGAGCTCAA CCCCGGTGCCCAGGCACAAAAAATGTTCACCCTTCTGGACGTGGTGAACCGCAAGGCCCGCTTCATCCACGATGGCTCTGAGGACACCTCCGACCAGCTGGTGCTGGAGGTGTCAGTGACGGCTCGGGTGCCTCTGCCTTCATGCCTGCGGAGGGGCCAAACTGACCTCCTGCCCATCCAGGTCAACCCTGTCAATGACCCTCCCCGCATCGTCTTCCCACATGGCAGCTTCATGGTGATCCTGGAACACACACAGAAGCCGCTGGGGCCCGAGGTTTTCCAGGCCTATGACCCAGACTCTGCCTGTGAGGGCCTCACCTTCCAGTTCCTCGGCACCCCCTCTGGCCTCCCTGTGCAGcgccgagaccagcctggggagccAGCAACCGAGTTCTCCTGCCAGGAGTTGAAGGCCGGCAGCCTAGTCTGTGTCCACCGCGGTGGCCCTGCACAGGACTTGACATTCCGGGTCAGCGATGGACTGCAGGCCAGCCCCCCGGCCACGCTGAAGGTGGTGGCTGTCCGGCTGGCCATACAGATCCACCGCAGCAAGGCCCAAGGCCCTGCCATGCCCATCTTGCCCGCCAACCTGTCGGTGGAGACCAATGCCGTGGGGCAGGATGTGAGCGTGCTGTTTCGCGTCACCAGAGCCCTGCAGTTTGGGGAGCTGCAGAAGCAGGGGGCAGGTGGGGTGGAGGGTGCTGAGTGGTGGGCTACACAGGCGTTCCACCAGCGGGATGTGGAGCAGGGCCGCATGAGGTACCTGAGCACCGACCCACAGCACCACACAGAGGACACCGTGGAGAACCTGGCCCTGGAGGTGCAGGTGGGCCAGGAGATCCTGAGCAATCTGTCCTTCCCAGTGACCATCCAGAGAGCCACCGTGTGGATGCTGCAGCTGGAGCCACTGCACACTCAGAACACCCAGCAGGAGACCCTCACCACAGCCCACCTGGAGGCCACCCTGGAGGAGGCAGGCCCAAGCCCCCCAGCCTTCCACTATGAGGTGGTTCAGGCTCCCAGAAAAGGCAACCTTCAACTTCAGGGCACGAGGCTGTCAGATGGTCAGGGCTTCACCCAGGATGACATACGGGCTGGCCGGGTGACCTATGGGGCCACGGCACATGCCTCGGAGGCAGTCGAGGACACCTTCCGTTTCCGTGTCAGAGCTCCGCCATATTTCTCCCCACTCTATACCTTCCCCATCCACATTGGTGGTGACCCAGATGCGCCCGTCCTCACCAATGTCCTCCTCGTGGTGCCTGAGGGTGGTGAGGGTGTCCTCTCTGCTGACCACCTC TTTGTCAAGAGTCTCAATAGTGCCAGCTACCTCTATGAGGTCATGGAGTGGCCCCGCCATGGGAGGTTGGCTTGGCGTGGGACACGGGACAAGACCACTATGGTGACATCCTTCACCAATGAAGACCTGTTGCGTGGCCGGCTGGTCTACCAGCATGATGACTCCGAGACCACATAAGATGATATCCCATTTGTTGCTACCCACCAGGGTGAGAGCAGTGGTGACATGGCCTGGGAGGAGGTACGGGGAGTCTTCCGGGTGGCCATCCAACCCGTGAATGACCACGCCCCTGTGCAGACCATCAGCCGCGTCTTCCATGTGGCCCGGGGTGGGCGGCGGCTGCTGACTACAGACGACGTGGCCTTCAGCGATGCTGACTCGGGCTTTGCTGACGCCCAGCTGGTGCTGACCCGCAAGGACCTCCTCTTTGGCAGTATCGTGGCCGTGGATGAGCCCACGCGGCCCATCTACCACTTCACCCAGGAGGCCTCAGAAAGAGGCGAGTCCTGTTCATGCGCTTGGGCTGATCATGGCTGGATCTAGCTGCAGGTGTCTGATGGGCAACACCAGACCACTGCGCTGCTGGAGGTGCAGGCCTCGGAGCCCTACCTCCTTGTGGCCAACGGCTCTGGCCTTGTGGTCCCTCAAGGAGGTCAGGGCACCATTGACACAGCTGAGCCCCACCTGGACACCAACCTTGACATCTGCAGTGGTGATGAGGTGCACTACCATGTCACAGCCGGCCCTCGCTGGGGGCAGTTGCTCTGGGCCACTCAGCCAGCCACAGCCTTCTCCCAGGAGGACCTGCTAGACGGGGCCATTCTCTACGGCCTCAATGGCAGCCTCAGAACCTGTGACACCCTGATCTTCTCAATGGAAGTGGGGCCAGTGCACACGGATCCCATGCTACAAGTGACCATTGCCCTAGAGGGCCCACTGGCCCCACTGAAGCTGGTCCGGCACAAGAAGATCTATGTCTTCCAGGGAGAGGCAGCTGAGATCAGAAGGGACCAGCTGGAG GCAGCCCAGGAGGCAGTGCCGCTGGCAGACATTGTATTCTCAGTGAAGAAGCCACCGAGTGCCGGCTACCTGGTGATGGTGTCTCGTGGCGTCTTGGCAGatgagccacccagcctggacCCCGTGCAGAGCTTCTCCCAGGAGGCAGTGGATGTGGGCAGGGTCCTGTACCTGCACTCCCGCCCTGAGGCCTGGAGCGATGCCTTCTCACTGGATGTGCCCTTGGGCCTGGGTGCTCCCCTCAAGGGTGTCCGCGTGGAGCTAGAGGTGCTGCCTGCTGCCATCCCACTGGAGATGCAAAACTTCAGTGACCCCGAGGGTGGCAGCCTCACCCTGGCCCCTCCACTGCTCTGTGTCACCGGGCCCTACTTCCCCACTCTCCTCACCCTCGGCCT GCATGGGGCCCTGCAGAAGGAGGACGGACCTCAAGCCAGGACCCTCAGCGCCTTCTCCTGGAGAGAG GTGGAAGAGCAGCTGATCCGCTACGTGCACGACGGGAGCGAGACACTGACAGACAGTTTTGTCCTGATGGCTAACGCCTCCGAGATGGGCTGCCAGAGCCATCCTGTGGCCTTCACTGTCACCGTCCTGCCTGTCAATGACCAACCCCCCGTCCTCACTACAAACACAGGCCTGCAG ATGTGGGAGggggccactgtgcccatcccTGCGGAGGCCCTAAGGAGCATGGACAGTTACTCTGGG CCTGAGCATCTGGTTTACACCATTGAGCAGCCCAGCAAAGGGCGGGTAGTGCTGTGGGCAGCGCCGGGCACCAAGGTGCACAGCTTCACGCAGGCCCAGCTGGACGGCAGGCTCGTGCTGTTCTCACACAGTG GAGCCCTGGATGGAGGCATCCACTTGAGCTTCTCTGACGACAAGCACACTTCCTCTGGACGCTTCTTCCGAGTGATGGCCCAGAAGCAAGTGCTCCTCTCGCTAGAGGGCAGCTGGACACTGACTGTCTGCCCAG GGTCCGTCCAGCCACTCAGCAGCCAGAGCCTCAGAGCCAGCTCCAGCGCAGGCACTGACCCCCAGCTCCTGCTCTACAGTGTGGTCCTGGGCCCCCAGCTAGGCCAGCTGTTCCATGCCTAGCAGGACAGCACAGGGGAGGCCCTGGTGAACTTCATTCAGGCAGAG GAGCCACCAGGCTGGCAGGGCAAGTTCATGTTCccagaaggagggagaaggatgCAGAAAGTCAGGGATACAGGGCCCTACAGCAGGGCTGGGGTTTTGGAGTGTGTCTTCCAGAAGGAAGCTACAGCCGGACCCAAGGGTACCGAGAGGGGGCACCATGTGGGGGCACTAGTGGCACCCCAGTAG